A window of Agrobacterium tumefaciens contains these coding sequences:
- a CDS encoding DUF6804 family protein — MTTFPRQTILVPAVALVIAVLPLPYGYYTLLRLGITTFAAFFAYIEHEKHGAFTGCQSALNIGSDAILVVRGLSGANDAGLKEVDFSSTVHLAFYELELGKLPPCLSI; from the coding sequence ATGACAACGTTTCCACGCCAAACCATCCTCGTTCCAGCAGTAGCATTGGTGATTGCTGTATTGCCGTTGCCATACGGCTACTACACGCTGCTGCGCCTCGGCATCACGACATTTGCGGCGTTCTTCGCTTACATCGAGCACGAGAAGCACGGCGCGTTCACGGGGTGTCAATCGGCGTTGAATATTGGCTCTGACGCAATTTTGGTGGTCAGAGGCCTATCCGGCGCCAACGACGCGGGCCTGAAGGAGGTCGATTTTTCCTCGACCGTACATCTGGCGTTTTACGAGCTTGAGCTTGGTAAGCTGCCCCCCTGTCTGTCCATTTGA
- a CDS encoding DNA methyltransferase: MALIPSGKPTPADAQNSSKVSQSQYSMPIDRHIVFCKDYPSRKGLFEARYECAYALAKGRPQLPNAPLSDLSGWVYTGNILHPTQKPVEVLEPLIRTYCPEGGLVLDPFCGSGFFACRG; this comes from the coding sequence ATGGCGCTAATTCCTTCTGGAAAACCAACGCCAGCCGACGCTCAGAATTCATCAAAAGTGAGTCAGAGCCAATATTCCATGCCGATTGACAGGCACATAGTGTTCTGCAAGGACTACCCGTCCCGCAAGGGCCTGTTCGAGGCCCGTTACGAATGCGCCTACGCGCTGGCCAAAGGCCGCCCGCAGTTGCCGAACGCGCCGCTATCCGACCTGTCCGGCTGGGTCTATACTGGCAACATCTTGCACCCGACCCAGAAGCCGGTCGAGGTGCTTGAGCCTTTGATCCGCACGTACTGCCCGGAGGGCGGGCTGGTGCTGGACCCGTTCTGTGGTTCGGGCTTCTTCGCTTGTCGCGGCTGA
- a CDS encoding Fic/DOC family protein — MRYNAVDDPLCYPDTHVLRNEADIADQAELDEFEQLMFDSRAEEELPGGNLDFMHFCALHHHFFQDVYEWAGQPRTVRTGKGDNWFCYPEYIGSEATKLFTELANRNFFADAKDEAEFAQDAAWFLSELNAIHTFCEGNGRIQLVFLTLLTRHAGFKFDEDQLRPEEFLKAMIVSFDGELGALADEIKRVI; from the coding sequence ATGCGATATAATGCCGTAGATGATCCCCTGTGCTATCCCGACACCCACGTCTTGCGTAACGAAGCGGATATTGCAGACCAAGCCGAACTTGATGAGTTCGAGCAACTTATGTTCGACTCCCGGGCTGAGGAAGAGCTTCCCGGGGGAAACCTCGATTTTATGCACTTTTGTGCCCTCCACCACCATTTTTTCCAAGATGTCTACGAGTGGGCGGGACAGCCTCGTACGGTCCGCACGGGCAAGGGTGATAACTGGTTCTGTTACCCGGAATATATCGGCTCGGAAGCGACCAAGTTGTTTACGGAGTTGGCCAATCGCAACTTCTTCGCCGACGCGAAAGACGAGGCCGAATTTGCGCAGGACGCGGCGTGGTTTCTATCGGAGTTAAATGCCATCCACACGTTCTGCGAAGGGAATGGCCGGATTCAGTTGGTGTTTTTGACGCTGCTCACCCGTCATGCTGGCTTCAAGTTTGACGAAGACCAGTTGCGTCCGGAAGAATTCTTAAAGGCCATGATCGTCAGTTTTGACGGTGAGTTAGGTGCGCTTGCTGACGAGATAAAACGAGTTATTTAG
- a CDS encoding TIR domain-containing protein, with product MADRKVIFVAFAIEDERCRDFLKGQSLSTRSPFEYIDMSVKEAYETDWKEKVRTRIRRSHGLIALVSKNSLQSSGQKWEIQCAKEEGKPILAIWAYSDDRTALTTVNTVTWTWDNIKNFIDRL from the coding sequence TTGGCAGACAGAAAGGTTATTTTCGTAGCGTTCGCCATAGAGGATGAGCGATGCCGTGACTTCTTGAAAGGGCAATCCCTCTCTACAAGATCACCATTTGAATACATAGATATGTCAGTGAAAGAAGCTTACGAGACCGACTGGAAGGAAAAGGTGAGGACACGCATCCGGCGTTCTCACGGTCTGATTGCGCTTGTCAGCAAAAACTCCCTTCAATCGTCCGGACAAAAATGGGAAATACAGTGCGCCAAAGAAGAAGGAAAACCTATTCTGGCGATATGGGCATACAGCGATGACCGAACCGCGCTAACCACGGTCAATACAGTGACATGGACGTGGGACAACATCAAAAATTTCATCGACAGGCTGTGA
- a CDS encoding caspase family protein: MRKALVVGIDAYDHISGLHGCVNDAHAIKAMLDRNADGSVNFGVKLLTSASDQVNRSALRDAFRELFEGDDQVALLYFAGHGYIESTGGYLCATDTKTGDDGVALSDIMTFANKSKVRNKIIILDSCHGGGIAQDPGQTTLSELSDGMTILTASTADQYASEENGSGVFTSLLVDALGGAAANLVGEVTPGGVYAHVDQSLGPWAQRPVFKTNVKTFVSLRSVKPPLELSDLRRISEFFPSAGYEFPLSPDYEPESETPDTDKTAVFSILQKFNRVNLLVPVGAPHMYHAAMESRSVRLTALGEHYRQLVHRGLI; the protein is encoded by the coding sequence ATGCGCAAGGCACTTGTTGTTGGAATTGATGCTTACGATCACATTTCTGGATTGCACGGATGCGTCAACGATGCCCATGCCATCAAGGCTATGCTTGACCGAAACGCCGATGGGTCGGTTAATTTCGGCGTCAAACTGTTGACCAGCGCCAGCGATCAGGTCAATCGCTCGGCGCTTCGTGACGCCTTCCGAGAGCTTTTTGAGGGGGATGATCAAGTCGCCCTTCTCTATTTCGCTGGCCACGGCTACATCGAGTCAACCGGTGGCTATTTATGCGCTACTGACACGAAGACCGGCGACGACGGTGTCGCACTATCGGACATTATGACGTTCGCCAATAAATCCAAAGTCCGAAACAAGATCATTATCTTGGACAGTTGCCACGGAGGAGGCATCGCTCAGGACCCCGGGCAGACTACTCTCTCAGAACTGTCAGACGGAATGACTATCCTAACGGCGTCAACCGCAGACCAGTATGCGTCGGAAGAGAACGGCTCTGGTGTTTTTACGAGTCTGCTGGTTGACGCCTTGGGAGGTGCAGCGGCGAATCTTGTTGGAGAAGTCACGCCCGGTGGCGTGTATGCCCATGTGGACCAGTCGTTGGGGCCTTGGGCGCAACGACCGGTCTTCAAAACCAATGTGAAAACGTTTGTCTCGCTGCGATCGGTAAAACCTCCGCTGGAGCTAAGCGATTTACGACGAATTAGTGAGTTTTTCCCGTCGGCAGGATACGAATTTCCGCTCAGCCCGGATTACGAACCTGAAAGCGAGACACCTGACACGGACAAGACTGCGGTCTTCTCGATCTTGCAAAAATTCAACCGGGTCAATCTCCTCGTTCCGGTTGGAGCACCACACATGTATCACGCCGCAATGGAGAGTCGTTCCGTACGACTAACCGCGCTTGGTGAGCACTATCGTCAACTCGTACACCGAGGTCTCATTTGA
- a CDS encoding toll/interleukin-1 receptor domain-containing protein — MIKVFLSHQSADSSLAVQISQRLKVYHGIESYLDVIDPNVRKGEDLAKHIQTELGKCTQLLAVVSERTQLSWWVPWEIGVATEKDYPLATYSGGNTSPPEFLKKWPYLRSLTDVDHYAHASKTGVSSFGQKRATLNESTARMASNQDFYATLRKNLGQ; from the coding sequence TTGATCAAAGTTTTTCTATCCCATCAGTCGGCCGACTCTTCTTTGGCCGTCCAAATCTCCCAGCGCCTGAAAGTTTACCACGGCATCGAGAGCTATCTGGATGTTATTGACCCCAACGTTCGAAAGGGCGAAGATTTAGCAAAGCATATTCAAACCGAGTTAGGGAAATGTACGCAGCTACTTGCGGTCGTTTCGGAACGAACTCAATTGTCTTGGTGGGTACCTTGGGAAATCGGTGTCGCGACTGAGAAAGACTACCCCCTTGCTACGTATTCCGGTGGAAACACTTCACCACCTGAATTTCTCAAAAAATGGCCCTATTTACGCAGCCTCACCGACGTTGATCATTACGCTCATGCGTCAAAGACCGGCGTAAGCTCCTTCGGGCAAAAGCGCGCGACACTCAACGAAAGCACGGCACGGATGGCATCCAACCAAGACTTTTATGCCACCCTTCGCAAGAACCTAGGCCAGTAA